In Carassius gibelio isolate Cgi1373 ecotype wild population from Czech Republic chromosome B4, carGib1.2-hapl.c, whole genome shotgun sequence, one DNA window encodes the following:
- the LOC127956851 gene encoding zinc finger protein 800, translating to MEDTPANEKSCQTDEVTVEGTVSGPDHASKTLVYSTEPGDPPLLQTPLLTSKSGIQQIIECFRTGTAHLKHILLKEVDTIFECKLCRSLFRGLPNLIKHKEMYCFTRVPEPDGLSGDGKKSIKELLEAIYPRSDKEEYILKLEPIASNQNAVYQYLSKEDNLPPSSPSPNHTTPESWRHYHFNSQEPYVEELQLEEEENSFINEEDMGENMKKGEEDVEKEPQDSEEPEEPTEEACDKDLTPCKCLICNRTYRVRGHLRRHLWTVHKIASSGSTTSSSDSTSSSRKMANGKDPDNPNTSPSSFSDTQSPKEDKVSSKAQFSIGFDYKALFCKLCRRSFSSMQNLEKHIELHTDNGTDFFVKFYCCPLCRYKTRRKRDVLRHLSVLHKKKSNYLSRISQSLESYAVNKPAEVVLNKKEETVKGRQEEVNVHHGHTSPYLTRRNLPPKAPGIVGQKTLKTSNKKHQSEEGTRNKEIKPSSPKGGAIKKSLHVCNVCGQSFKKTRYLGLHTRSHLKSTTRSAGIRTRSKVML from the exons ATGGAGGACACCCCAGCCAATGAGAAGTCTTGTCAGACGGATGAGGTCACCGTAGAGGGCACTGTGTCCGGGCCTGACCATGCGAGCAAGACACTAG TCTATTCTACCGAACCCGGAGATCCTCCTCTGCTACAAACACCGCTGCTAACCTCCAAATCTGGCATCCAGCAGATCATTGAATGTTTCCGCACAG GTACTGCACATCTGAAACACATTCTCCTCAAAGAGGTGGACACAATCTTTGAATGTAAACTCTGTCGCAGTCTCTTCCGTGGCCTTCCCAATTTGATCAAACACAAGGAAATGTATTGTTTCACTCGAGTGCCTGAACCTGATG GCCTTTCTGGAGATGGCAAGAAGAGCATAAAAGAACTTCTTGAAGCTATCTATCCCCGATCTGATAAAGAGGAATACATACTGAAACTGGAGCCCATTGCTAGCAACCAGAATGCAGTGTACCAGTACCTGTCCAAAGAAGATAACCTGCCCCCTTCATCTCCGAGCCCAAACCACACCACCCCAGAGAGCTGGAGACACTACCACTTCAACAGCCAGGAACCGTACGTGGAGGAGCTCCAGTTGGAAGAAGAAGAGAACAGTTTTATTAATGAAGAAGATATGGGTGAGAACATGAAGAAGGGAGAGGAAGATGTAGAGAAGGAGCCTCAGGATAGCGAAGAACCTGAGGAGCCAACAGAAGAAGCATGTGACAAAGACCTGACCCCCTGCAAATGTCTAATTTGCAACAGGACGTACCGGGTTCGAGGCCACCTTAGAAGACACCTGTGGACCGTACACAAGATTGCATCTTCTGGCTCCACAACCAGCTCCAGTGATTCCACGTCCAGCTCCAGGAAAATGGCCAACGGTAAAGATCCAGACAATCCCAACACCAGTCCCAGCTCTTTTTCTGACACCCAGAGCCCCAAGGAGGACAAGGTCTCATCCAAGGCTCAATTCTCCATAGGCTTTGACTATAAGGCACTCTTCTGCAAGCTCTGCAGGCGGAGCTTCAGCTCCATGCAGAACCTGGAGAAACACATTGAGCTGCACACGGATAATGGCACGGACTTCTTTGTCAAGTTTTACTGCTGCCCGCTCTGCCGCTACAAGACACGGCGCAAGAGGGACGTGTTACGCCATCTCTCAGTGCTCCACAAGAAGAAGTCCAACTACTTGAGCAGGATCTCCCAGTCGCTGGAGAGCTACGCCGTCAACAAGCCCGCGGAGGTCGTGTTGAACAAAAAAGAGGAGACAGTTAAAGGTCGACAAGAAGAAGTGAATGTCCACCACGGCCACACTTCACCATATCTGACACGCAGGAACTTGCCTCCGAAAGCCCCTGGCATAGTGGGCCAAAAGACCTTGAAGACCAGCAATAAGAAACATCAAAGCGAAGAAGGGACTCGTAACAAAGAAATAAAGCCTAGTAGCCCAAAAGGGGGTGCTATCAAGAAATCTCTGCATGTGTGCAACGTCTGTGGGCAGAGCTTTAAAAAGACAAGATACCTCGGGTTGCACACAAGAAGCCACCTGAAATCCACAACCAGGAGCGCAGGTATCAGAACAAGATCCAAGGTCATGCTTTG